In Thalassophryne amazonica chromosome 14, fThaAma1.1, whole genome shotgun sequence, one DNA window encodes the following:
- the LOC117524328 gene encoding olfactory receptor 10A3-like — MENITVFFYFNLTMFENIGQYRYAAFVFCLLLYSFIVSANLVLILVISRERMLHEPMYIFIAFLSVNALYGSSGFFPRFLMDLLSDTHLISHPACFFQIYVIYSYGSCELTILGVMAYDRYVAVCHPLHYHTKMTPKTVMKLGAFAWIWPAVILTAVISLSATLPFCGREIKKVYCANWNVAKLSCVTTVVNNIVGMLLTIMTVFLPLLYVLYTYLRIVFVCLKSSVEIRQKVFQSCLPHIVSFVIYSITGFCDIALSRYNVEHLNPFVAIILSLEFVVIPPILNPLLYGLKLPEIRRHILRTLCLTKTHKVTHR; from the coding sequence ATGGAAAATATTACTGTCTTCTTTTACTTTAACCTCACCATGTTTGAAAATATTGGACAATATCGTTATGCAGCTTTTGTCTTTTGCctcctcctctacagcttcatcgTCTCTGCTAATCTGGTCCTAATCCTGGTGATATCGAGGGAGCGAATGCTCCATGAGcccatgtatatttttattgccTTTCTGTCTGTTAACGCTCTGTACGGTTCTTCTGGCTTCTTCCCCAGATTCCTCATGGATCTTCTGTCTGACACTCATTTGATCTCACATCCAGCTTGTTTTTTTCAGATCTATGTTATATACAGCTACGGTTCTTGTGAATTGACCATCTTAGGTGTTATGGCGTACGACAGGTATGTTGCTGTGTGTCATCCTTTACACTATCACACAAAGATGACACCAAAAACAGTGATGAAGTTGGGTGCGTTTGCCTGGATTTGGCCGGCCGTGATTCTCACTGCGGTCATTTCTTTATCCGCAACACTTCCATTCTGTGGCAGAGAGATAAAGAAGGTTTATTGTGCCAACTGGAATGTTGCTAAACTGTCTTGCGTTACCACCGTGGTTAACAATATTGTTGGTATGCTGCTGACCATTATGACGGTTTTCCTCCCACTTTTATATGTGTTGTACACTTACTTGcgaattgtgtttgtgtgtctgaaaaGCTCAGTAGAAATCAGGCAGAAGGTCTTCCAGAGTTGTCTGCCACATATTGTCTCATTTGTGATTTATTCAATCACTGGATTTTGTGATATTGCCCTGAGTCGATACAATGTTGAACACTTAAATCCATTTGTGGCTATAATTTTATCACTAGAATTTGTTGTCATTCCTCCTATTTTGAATCCTCTTCTTTATGGTTTGAAGTTACCAGAAATAAGAAGACACATATTAAGGACATTATGTTTGACAAAAACCCACAAGGTGACACACAGGTAG